In Azospirillum thiophilum, the DNA window GACGATCGGCGAGATCGAGTTGCGCCTGAGCACCCAGCGGATCGAGCAGCAGACCGTGACCAGCGCCCTGTCGATCGCGGCGGGAGCCCTGGCGGCTCTGCTGGCCGTCTGCGGCACATTGCTGATCATCGTGCGCAGCGCGACCCGGCCGATTTCCCGCATGACCGATGTGATGCGGGCGCTGGCGGACGGCCAGACCGACATCACGGTGCCGGAAATCCGGCGCGAGGACGAGGTCGGCCACATGGCGGCGACGCTGGCGGTGTTCCGGGCCAACGCGCTGGAAAAGCGCCGGCTGGAGGAGGAGCAGGTCCGCATCCAGGCCGAGGCCGAGCGCCAGCGTCGGGCGATGCTCGAAGCGATCGCCGGCCGCTTCGACCAGGATGTCGGCCGGCTGCTGGCCGGCGTGAGCGGAACGGTCAGCACCATGAGCGGGACGGTGACCGACATCGCCATGAGCGCCGGCGACAACGCGACGATGAGCGGCACGGTGGCGGAGGCGGCCAACGAGGTCAGCGCCAATGTCCAGACGGTGGCCGCGGCCGTCGAGGAGCTGGAGGCGTCGATCCGGGAAATCTCGTCCCAGGCCCAGGGCGCCCAGACCGAATCCGAAGACGCCAGTCGACAGGTCGGCGGCACCGTGGGGCTGATGGACGAGCTGGTCGGACGGGCGGACAAGATCGGCAACGTCGTCACCCTGATTTCCAGCATCGCCGGCCAGACCAACCTGTTGGCGCTCAACGCCACCATCGAGGCGGCGCGCGCCGGTGAGGCCGGCAAGGGCTTCGCGGTGGTCGCGACCGAGGTGAAGAACCTGGCCGGGCAGACCGCGAAGGCGACGGAGGAAATCTCGACGCTGATCGGTGGAATCCAGAGTTCCACCGGCATGGCGGCCTCCCACATCGGGGAGATCGTGACGGTGATCGGCCGGTTGAGCTCGATCAGCGCCTCCATCGCCGCCGCCGTCGAACAGCAGAATTCCGCCACCGCGGAGATCGGCCGCGCGGTCCAGCAGGCGGCCAACGGAACCGAGCGGCTGCGGGGCGGGGTGCAGGATGTCGCCACCGCCGCCCATGGCAACGGCCAGGCGGCGATCCGCCTGAGGGAGGGCATCCACGACCTCGAACAGACCGTCCAGGCGCTCCAGGGGCAGGTCGACCGCTTCGTCACGCAAATCCAGGCGGATTGATCCCCCTGCCCGGCCCGCCGGGCAGACCATCCTTGCCCGGCCCGCCGGGCTTCACCGGCGGGGGCGCAGGAAGATCAGCATCGCGACGCCGGACAGCAGGATCAGCAGCATGACCCACCAGAAGGCATGGTCCGATG includes these proteins:
- a CDS encoding methyl-accepting chemotaxis protein, with the translated sequence MLRSYRRSLTAHVIVPIAALLFAIALCAAAATMWTTTTAARTALEERARMTATALAGGAGEALWNMDTSAATALLAALAADPDYVGSAIRDTGGKAFATDGTIDGSGSGEGAGSVVRRTHPIRHNENGKATTIGEIELRLSTQRIEQQTVTSALSIAAGALAALLAVCGTLLIIVRSATRPISRMTDVMRALADGQTDITVPEIRREDEVGHMAATLAVFRANALEKRRLEEEQVRIQAEAERQRRAMLEAIAGRFDQDVGRLLAGVSGTVSTMSGTVTDIAMSAGDNATMSGTVAEAANEVSANVQTVAAAVEELEASIREISSQAQGAQTESEDASRQVGGTVGLMDELVGRADKIGNVVTLISSIAGQTNLLALNATIEAARAGEAGKGFAVVATEVKNLAGQTAKATEEISTLIGGIQSSTGMAASHIGEIVTVIGRLSSISASIAAAVEQQNSATAEIGRAVQQAANGTERLRGGVQDVATAAHGNGQAAIRLREGIHDLEQTVQALQGQVDRFVTQIQAD